A region from the Candidatus Roizmanbacteria bacterium CG_4_9_14_0_2_um_filter_38_17 genome encodes:
- a CDS encoding SET domain-containing protein-lysine N-methyltransferase, producing MGNSKIKNAGRGVFASQNISKDEVIELCPIILIDEKEVSDLRKTELHNYYFMWGDDKKNHKAAICLGFGSLYNHSYAPNALYQKRKDDGTIEFFVIKNIEKDEEISVNYNYGNPQDKSKLWIESIPTAQ from the coding sequence ATTGGTAATTCAAAGATTAAGAACGCAGGAAGAGGTGTTTTTGCTAGTCAAAACATTAGTAAAGACGAGGTAATTGAACTATGTCCAATTATCCTAATTGATGAAAAAGAAGTCTCAGACTTACGAAAAACCGAACTTCATAATTATTACTTCATGTGGGGAGATGACAAGAAAAATCACAAGGCGGCAATTTGCTTGGGTTTTGGTTCACTTTATAATCATTCCTACGCGCCTAATGCTTTGTATCAAAAGCGAAAAGATGATGGTACAATTGAGTTTTTTGTGATAAAGAATATTGAAAAAGATGAGGAAATTAGCGTGAATTATAACTATGGAAATCCCCAAGATAAATCAAAATTATGGATAGAGTCTATACCGACTGCGCAATAA
- a CDS encoding excinuclease ABC subunit C, whose protein sequence is MGYVYILKSLKNGSYYIGSTVNVEKRLERHNKGRVFATKNLLPLKCTFVQQYNTIRVARMIEYWVKRQKDRKLIERIIAEGFISKKI, encoded by the coding sequence ATTGGTTATGTATACATCTTGAAAAGTTTGAAAAATGGAAGTTACTATATTGGAAGCACAGTTAATGTAGAGAAAAGACTTGAAAGACATAATAAGGGAAGAGTTTTTGCTACAAAAAACTTATTACCATTAAAGTGTACATTTGTGCAACAATATAATACTATCAGAGTAGCTAGAATGATTGAATATTGGGTAAAGAGACAAAAGGATAGAAAATTGATAGAGCGAATTATTGCTGAGGGTTTTATTAGCAAGAAAATATAA